The following nucleotide sequence is from Stigmatopora nigra isolate UIUO_SnigA chromosome 20, RoL_Snig_1.1, whole genome shotgun sequence.
TAGCCCGATGAACCTGGCGCCGGGTAAAGCTCAGCACACCCCGGCTCCGCCCACAGGTCTCCAGAGCGTACTGGTCATGAACAAGCCGGAATGCTTGGACTATCGCACCGCCGGGAAACGTAACCTAGAGACGATGGCGAGCCCTTTGCACAGTGCGGCGGCCGCCAGCACCAGAATAACCACTGCCGCCCCACCCGTTTCCACGCCAACAGTCAACAGCTCAGACCAGGGAGGAGTGGCAACTCGAGACGGGGTCATCATGGACAGGGAGCAGCGAACTCACGCCGCCATGTTTGCACATACCAGTTACAAGGAGCCAAACCTGGTCCAAGATCTGAGAGTCAAGTCCTTATCCCGCAGTCCATCTCCCATCGAAGCGCAAGACTTGACCATGTCCTCCATCCTAGCTCGGGAACGGGAGATGGAGAGACAACGAGTCCAAAAACGAGAAGTGGAGAAACAGCGAGAGAGGGGGCGGGACAAAGACGGAGCAAAGAACATGGAGAAGGTCCAGCACCCAAGTGTAATGGAACACACCATTCCAGTGGGCCATATTCCTCTGCTGGTCCCCAAAGAAGAGCCCGTGAGTCCCGTGCCGTCCCCCCAACACATCCCCACTCCAAGTCCTCTGAACGGACCCCCGTCTCACAGACACACTCCAAAGTCTCCCTGCCGCCCTGGACACTTAGCTTCAGCCAAACAGCAGGTCCAAGAATTGGAGCGCCACCCCTTGCCCATGGACCGCCCCTCTGCCCACGCCCTCCTTCTCCCCCGGGCACCCAAAGCGCCACAGTCCGAGCGCCAGGACGCCTCCGGGGAGCCCCGACAGGTGGAAGCGGCGCCGGTATGCTACCCTGTCCAGGATTACCCTCTTCCCCTGGTGGCGCCGGACTCCTATCCGCCGGCTAAGAAGCAGGACGACAACCTCCTGGTGTCCGCCTACCCCACTGGAGCTCTTCCCTTCGGGCCTTTGGGAAAGATGATGATCCCCAACGGCGCCGACTTGGCCAAGCTGCCGTTCTACCCGGACCCCTACCAGCTCCTCTACGGCTCTCAGCTTCTAGCCTACCCTTACAACGTTGCCACTCTTCCCATGGCCCTCAACATGATGGCGCCCGGCACGGACAAAGTGGAGCCGTTGCCCTTCCTGCCGGCCATCTTTAACTACACCGCCGGCGCGGGGCCCTACGTGGGGGCGGCGCCTCACCCTCTGGTGGCCAACCCCAGCTTCTACGGTGGCGGCAAGAAGCAACGAGACGGCGGTGGCCACAAACAGTAGGACGCCCAGAGGATTGTATTCCAAGAGGATGAGAGCGGGTGGGTAAGGGGCGGCTACAGCGTTCCGGTGACGTTACAGCGCCCCCTTCCTCCTCCCATCTTTGTTCTCAGCTGTTATGTCGTAGTGTGTGGTAGATCTAGAACTTAATATCTCGAATATACGAATAAGAAACGCCGCGTACGGGGTGTGTCTTTCTCCGTAGCCCGTTGATGATACTACTACTCGTTTTTCAACGTTTCAGCGCTACTAGCTTGTCTTTAACAACAGATTTTTGAGACTCCACGTCAACAAATATTCTGGCTAAATGACAATTGGTTTTGGGCCAGGGACAGACGTCCCCCTTTTTCGGTCTCTACTGAAATTCCGCCACAGAGTTCTGCAAACTTTTCCCCTAAGGAGAGTTTGTCCGTAACACTGAGGTACCGCCACGGGGTCCGCCTACCGGCATTCCCCCCCTTTAGTGGGCGTGGCGTCACGGGAAAGCGTGGTCCGGAAGTGTCCGCAACGCCATAGGATGTGTATAGCGTAGTTTATACCTTAGgtgcacaaaaaaagacaaatagtcAAGTAGTGGTCACTTGTAGCTGCTTTGAATATGTAGCTGGTCACTGGGTTGAAAAATACGGGCCGCTAACTATTGCACTTCCCTACATCTCATTTCCTTTAAAAGAGAGGAAATCAAGATAGCCCCGCCCCCCAATCTTCTTAGAAAAGAAGGATATAAAAAATGATCTCATGGATTCAGGGTATTgagttattattattcaaaagaAGCAAAGATTTGAGTTCCAAAGTAATGCTTGGGCACCCCCGTGTTGTCATGTCCCAGGGTTAAGCCCCGCCTCTTTTTCCAGCACTCGCCAGAAGGGGTCAGGGGAGGgtcaaatgacaaaatatgaaTGTAAATTTTGCTCACACGGTCAATGAAGTACAGATGGATGACTTTAACTTATGAGCTGCCATTGAAGTGGCTTGGATATTTTGAAGTCAAATCGGGATAAACAAATCGAGCAACTTCCAATCGTATCGAAAggccatttttaattaaaaggtgGCTATCAAAGACACCCACACAACCGCCATCATCCAATTCCGAGCTTCCCAGATGACATCCCTTGCTCAAAATGGCAACCGATGCCTTCGGGGGAGACACGGAGGAGACGGAACTTTCCGTAAGACACATTTTCCATTTCgttgtagttttatttttttgtttgttgacacAAATAACCAATTACAGATGAGTATAAGAGTCTGGTATGCATATATACAGTAGTCCTAGCAACACATCAGTAAACTTGGGTTTGGCATCCACCAAAGCATGAGCGCCTCCACTGGCTTCCCTAACCGATTCTACGCTGGGCAAATCTTTCACCCCCTGCGCGCACACAGCTCTTTTCCCTAATTCTCTGTCCTCTCAGcgttcctattttttttgttatttcggTTGCGGGTGTCGCCGGAGAAACCAAAAGTCACAAAATTAGCACATGAATCGGCGCAGGCAAAATACGGGCCAcctattttggttgtttttttttacaattgcgtgcaaaaaaataagataaaatccaaaaaataataataacaaggcAAAATTCCAACCCATTCCtgtagatgcattttttttggaccatGATTTCTTATGTCACATGACCAAAAAGCATGCAAATTGAGTCGTTGTCGTAGTGACCGGACTGGAATCTGTCTACtgtacctatttttttttttggttgaaatgaaTGTGCCTCTGCTTTGATATTTAAACAATTCTCTCTCTAGCTACGATGTGGATCTGCCAGATTTACCGTGTTAAGGTGCCTTGTTACGGCATAAGAAATTAGATTTGTAacgaaggttgtttttttttgttattttttggttcttttttttggcttaaaGCCGTTTGTAGACGTAGCGGCGGTGTGGCGAAAccgtttttgggggggaattgtGTATCTTGTGTAGGATCAAACTGTGCCATAGAGAGCCCTCCAAAtatgttggttatttttttgaatgaaaaaaaagatgtttttatgTTGCCTGAGGACTTTGTCTTTAGATTTGATACAAAGGCTGGTAGCCTCAGCTCTCCCAAAGTCGCTAGTTTCCTTTACCCATAACTCTTCAGCCCTTGCCCCGCCCCCCTTGTGTCTCTTTGCTGCgatcaaacaaaaataaagtattaACCTGATGACCCAATGAAACAAAGTTCAGTTTTTTGGGAGGGAACTCTACCACAGATGGAAATATCTCCAAAGTTTTAGAACAGAAttgttttgattgatttatACCTTATTTTTCGGTGTATAAATCacttttcatttgatattttgatagggtacccaaaacaaacaatcaaTTTTGGAGTATAGCCGAGCTTAGCGTGCTATTCAGTAGAAATTTTAATAGAAATTGCAGACCAGACCACTAGAACTAGTCAAAAAATAGCTCTAGATTGGATTGACCCATTTAGAGGCATAGGTAGGACTATCCAAATCTCATTTCTTCAAGTCTGAAGTAGTCatgggtatttttttcaaagccaCACATGTAACGTGCCCAGATGGACTCTTCTGGTTCTTGGCCAGTCCGCCCTTTGGCACCATTCCTCTGTTGTTGTCCCAGCTTGTTTAACCTGTGAGTCACTGCCTCCAAATCAATATAACGCCCGGTTGCCCTCTGGACCAGCACACAGTCCAGGACTAGACTTTCCAACGAGACCTCTAGGAAAGAGGCAAAACTGGCACCATGATGGCGGGCGGAGCGCTGCTGCTAACTCTGAGCGTCGCAGCGCTAGCGTGGGGAATCCAAGCTAAGGTACAGTCAATCCACTTATCCTTTGTTTACAATGATACATGTACACGTTTGGCCTACAGCGAGAAATATCAGGTAACGGCGCCGTAGACCTGAGCCAGCACCGAGAACCCTGGAGTCCTCTGATCCACCTTGCGGTCAACCTCACTACGATAAGAGGGTGTGTGAAGGACCAGGTCCTGGTTTCCCAGGTTATGAGGACCGGTGGTTCAATGACAACCTCTTTTTCCGGTGTGTAGCATCAAGTCTACGTTTAAGCTAAGGACCTATGACCCAGAGGGGACCATCTTCTACGGGGACACCAAAAACGGCCGGGACTGGTTTGTCTTGGCCTTGAAAGACGGGGTCCCGATCATGCAGATCAGCCGCAGTGGCGTCCTGGTCTTTGTGGTGGGCGGGCCCAAACTCAATGACGGGCGCTGGCACACAGTGAGTTATCGGAATTCAAAGTGACCCTAGCTACCCGGGGCTAGTATCACCTGAATATAGTTTTGATGCCAAATGATGGTGCCGTAGTGACTCACTGGCGAATGCGTACTTGTTTCTCTCCGTCAAGCTGGAGCTGAGCAACCATGGCGATTCCGTGGTCCTGGATGTGGACGGCTCCCATGGACTCCTCCTGGGTCTGCAGTCCCATTTCATCGAGGAGGTGCTTTCAGGCTCTCTGCGATTGGCCATTGGTGGGATCCTAGTTCCCAAAGAGAGGCTGTTTGTTCAGGTAGGACAACAGGACAACCGTCTACAGACACCCCTGGACTAGGGTTTCCTGGAAATGACTTCATGGCCTCGCAGATAGAACCACAGCTGGATGCGTGTATACGCGATGGAAGCTGGCTGAACCTCAGCACCCCGTGGAAGACGGATGCAGACCAGCTAAGACCGTGTCGCCAGAATATCCGAGCCGGGAGTTTCTTTCCCGGTGAAGGAATGGCCGTGCTCAATTCTTCGGGTGGGACAGAGAATGTGACAAAAGACCATGTATTCTCTGAGGTAAAGACAATTCCTCTATGTCCTGTTAGCAGTTTTGCAGACAGATCAGGATGGTGGCGTCAACATCAGAGTGTTTGGAGATTTTGCCAAGATGGACGGAACCATTTTAAGCATCCGGAGTCCCGGGAAGGCCATGACTTTTGCCGTGGTTGCCGACAATAACACAAAAGTATGCCCATGTAGCACTGTGCAATGTGtatatgtccaaaaaatgactttttggctTGTTTAGGAAGTAACGCTGTTCCTCGGTACTCATAAAGTGAGTCTGAAAGAGAGTTTCAACAAGTTGGAGATGACCATCGGGACTGACCACTTGGAACTTCGACACGGTGGTCATGAGTCCAAGGTCCCGTGGAATAATTCTGCGCTTCTCAAGACATTGAGGGAAAGCCACGTGGCCATCGGCGGCATGTTCGGTGAGAATCTCATTTCCATCTCATGATTCATGTTGCGGTCACGGGACAAACCCATTGGTCAATTCCGCTAACTGTTAATGCTTCTTGGCTACTCAGGGGAAGACGACGCCGGATCCCGTTTCTTGAGAGGCTGTCTGGAGAAGGTCCAGATCCAGGGAAAGGACGTAGATCTAGATGGCGCTAGCAAACACCCCTCCATCTCCTCTCACAGCTGCCCTGTGTGAACTACAACCGTAGGACTAGCTTAGATTATTCAATTTATGAAGTCAATCAGGCTTCAATTTGTGTGTGAAGGTacaactattgttttttttcatcaatctagGGTTTAGGATTAACCCTAAACCCTGATCCTAATCCTAatcttaaccctaaccctaacctagcCACTGTCAAGGAAAACAATGGTCAAttctgaagtttttttttccatttaaagctACAAATTCACCTGTTAGTCAATTCTATGTGACACTTTTGTGATTTTTGTCTCAATAAAGATTGCAAATATCAAATTGAAGAATGTTATACGTTGAAGATTTACAATAAACAGTGGGTTTCTGTTCCCTCTAGTGGATATTTGAAAAGTATGTTTTGGGTAAGGTCACACAATCTCCTTTGTCaccctttaaaaataattgcctATGTATTTTTATAGAAACAAATAACAAGAATAAACAACAATTCAGTTTTGGTGTGTTCCCTTCAAAATCTGGCTTTAATTCATGATTGAACTAATTGGAAACcatttgtggttattgttgttgtttaaatgcAAATATGATAAACCATGAGGGGGATAATGGCACActttttataatatattaatgttaatatatatatatatatatatatatatatatatatatatatatatatatatatatatatatatatatatatatatatatatatatatatatatatatatatatatatatatatatatatatatatatatatatatatatatatatatatatatatatatatatatatatatatatatatatatatatatatatatatatatatatatatatatatatatatatatatatatatatatatatatatatatatatatatatatatatatatatatatatatatatatatatatatatatatatatatatatatgtgtatgtatgtatatgtatatgtgtgtgtatgtatgtatatgtgtatgtatgtatatgtgtatgtatgtatatgtgtatgtatgtatatgtgtatgcatgtatatgtgtatgcatgtatatgtgtatgcatgtgtatgcatgtatatgtgtatgcatgtgtatgtgtatgcgtgtgtatgtgtatgtgtgtatatatatatatatatatatatatatatatatatatatatatatatatatatatatatatatatatatatatatatatatatatatatatatatatatatatatatatatatatatatatatatatatatatatatatatatatatatatatatatatatatatatatatatatatatatatatatatttatatattatgttCAATGTTAAACAAACAAGAAGTAAACAACATTCCGGCGTGTGCCGTAAAAGAGTTTTTGCCATGACATCACTGTCGCAAAGCAGCGCGACGGCCGCAAAAACTTCAAAGTGGCCGCCCCTGAAGATGGCGGCAGAACTGCATCCCCGTAGCGGGAAACTGGTCGGCTTGTCAAACGCTAACCGCACCGCCCGGCGAAACCATTCCGTCCAGGAGTTCAACCACGGCCTGGTTCTCAGCAAGGAGCCTTTGAGGGACAGGGACGTCTTCACTGTCCGAATTgacaaaaaggtaaaaaactAGCGGGGCAGGGGCCTGGACATTGCATTACCAGGTGGGAAGGGCGGGAGGAATGAGACGGGGAAGCCGAAGACAGCGCTCGGTGGGACGGCGTGAGGGTCCGCGTCAACCGCCTATCAGACCGAGGCTTTTTCCCCTAATGTCACTTTTCCAAAGCGGCTATTCgctttgtttttcattgtcGTAAGTAATGTGGCATATATTTCGGTCCGTTGACACACATTTTCAGTACATAAATGTTTGAATGGGTCAGTGTGCTAATGACACGGGTGTTTGTTAGCTGTGCTAATGAGCTTCTAGCAATATGAACCGCTACAAAGAGTCGTTGTTTAAGTCGTGAAAGTCGAACAAAGCTACGTTTGCCTTCTCATTTCGTTTTAGCTTATTTGCTAATGtgcttgtttgtattttttgtgtgttttttgttagtttattAATGTCATACTCCACGGACCTTTTTCATAATGACGTCATACAGCGTATTacccattttttcaaaatgaatgccATGTCGGTTCTAATTAATGGCGAAAACCAGGTGTCGGCCATCCCAGTTTAAATGTATTCGACGTTTTTGCCGTCAGTGGAAGTCTGTAAGACAAAATATGAACTCTGTTTGACCTGTAGGAAGCGTTCCCTGCGTTTCAGCGTAATAAATGGTAACACGCTAAATACTGTGTAATTAACGTAAGAAAACTCAGTTTTTTCAATTGTGGCCCCTAAGATAACGTCttcattttcccaaaaatgctgataaactCTGCTGGCTTGTCATGtgactgttttttaaaattctgtttTGGTTAACAAATGTAGTTCCTTCACAAAATCAAAAACTGAGTGACTAACTATGTCGTTGTTTTAGTATCTGTCctcaaaaatctttaaaaacggTGACGCTGGCCAAAATACTTTATTCTACGCGTGCGCCTTTTTCTTCTGACGGAATGACTAAAAATAACCCACGAGTCGCTTTTATATGCACCTGCAATTTTTAATCGTGCGCTCGAGTCGTGTACAGCCCAGAAAATGTTCTTCCTCTGTTGTGGCGGTTGTCCATGGTTCTCAGCCTTGTCCCTCTTCAACCCGTCCCAGGTCAATTCCTGGAGCGGTTCCATCGAGATTGGGGTAACCACGCTGGACCCCGCCCTGCTGAACTTCCCGAGCAGCGCCACGGGTCTGAAGGGCGGCTCCTGGATCGTGTCGGGCTGCTCGGTGTTACGAGACGGCCGCTCCGTGTTGGAGGAGTACGGCCGGGACCTGGACCAGTTGGCCGAAGGCGACCGAGTGGGGATTCAGCGTAGCTCCCACGGAGAGCTTCACCTATGGGTTAACGGTCAGGACTGTGGTGCGGCCGCCAGCGGCTTGCCCCCGAGACTTTGGGCCGTGGTGGACCTGTACGGCAAGTGCACTCAGGTGACGGTGGTGAGCTGCGAGCCGCCGCTCCCCTCCGCCGAGAGACAGAACGCCGTTCCCgtcgaggaagaagaagaagtggtAGTCTGCGGGGCGCAGGAAGATGCGGACATAGCGGCGCTGATGAACGTGTCGGCCATGAATGGAGTCATGATAGGACACGAAGGTAAGGAATGACCTGGTAAGGTGGCGCCCATTGAATTCTTATTCATTTACCCTGTATGTTTTTTAGTGCCTGAGCTTAGTTGCGGTCACAGCAGACCAGACAAGTTCCCAAACAATCTGGAGCCAGATGCAGGTAGGAATAACCAGAGTGGGTGGCAAAATGGAGGGATTTAATGTATTGGTTTCCTTCCCATCTCTTGTCAGTGCTAACAGAGCACCAGCTATTCGACGTGTTCAACAACGCAATAGTGTCTTTTTACCAAGCCGAGGATGAGGGTGGCGGGGAAGAAGGTGGGGGAGGCGGAGGTGGGGGAGGCGGAGGTGGAGGCACGGGAGGAAGTGGCGGCGACTCCTCGTCCAGAAACGACACCAAaagtggcggtggtggtggtggtggtggtgaagcGCCCAGCTCTGACAGCGGGTTGGGATCGGGGGACGGTGGGAACACCAATAGCTGCCCCGTTGGAAACGGAGGAGGGTCCGGTGCGGGGTCATCTGGGTCAGGTGGTTTGACTACCAACGATGCCTTGCTCTTCCACGAAAAGTGCGGCCTGTTGATCAAACTGAGCAATAACAACAAGACGGCAGAACGGAGACGACCGTTGGATGAATTTAACAACGGTGTGGTCATGACCAACCGGCCACTGCGACACAACGAGATGTTTGAGGTACAGACTTAAAGGGACTTGAGGGTTATGGATGTAGAGGTGATCCAGACTGACCCTGATGGCCTTTTCAGATCCGAATCGATAAGCTGGTGGACAAGTGGTCAGGTTCTATTGAGATCGGGGTCACCACGCACATCCCAAACATCCTGGACTACCCGGCAACCATGACAAATCTGCGTTCAGGTACTGAGTGCTCCAAAGGAGTACCTCGGAACAGCTATTTCACCTTAAGTCCTTAACCCTAGGTACAATCATGGTGAGTGGCTGTGGTATACTGACCAATGGGAAAGGCACCAGAAGGGAGTACTGTGAGTTTAGCCTGGATGAATTACAGGTATGTTAGCATTCATTTTTAGTCTTTAATATAGTATAAAACAATATATCAAGGCACATCTTTGGCCTTACTTGCAAGGAGAATCCATCTTGACTTGGTCCCCGTCACAGATTATTCTACCCCAATGGCATTCTCTCCTGCCTAAATCAGGCTTTAACTCAAATGAAATGGAGTCTTTCTGGTCTTGGTTCTCAGGAAGGAGACCACATAGGATTAATGCGCAAAGCCAGTGGTGCACTTCATTTCTACATCAATGGGATTGACCAAGGTGAGTACTCCAATGAAGACCCCCCTCACAAACAAAACTGTCTCTTCTGGTGAACATGTTTTCCCGTTTCCTCTTCAGGAGTGGCGGCAGCCCAGACGCCGGCCGTGGTGTACGGGGTAGTCGACCTGTACGGTATGGCCGTCAAGGTCACCATTGTACACAACCACAACCACAGTGAGCGCCTTCGCCGGAACAACGCCATCATGAGGGCCATGTCACCCGATGTCGGGAGGCCACGGCCTGCTCTGACTCCGGATGCCGATTCCCCGGATCGGCTACTCTTCCACGCCAATTGCGGCCAGAAAGCAGCCGTTATCGGCCATGGCAGGACAGCACTAAGACCGCAGTAAGATCCCTGTGCATTGGTGTTCTTGGCCATGTCTTATTCCGTTCTTCCCCAGTGCCACGGATGACTTCAACCACGGCGTGGTCCTCAGCGGCAGACCGCTACGTTCTAACGAAGTCTTCCAGGTTCGTATTGACAAGATGGTGGACAAGTGGGCGGGCTCTATTGAAATCGGCGTCACCACACACAATCCAGCCTACTTGCAACTTCCCTCCACCATGACCAACTTGCGCTCAGGTACTGGAACACAAACTTGAGCCGTATTAAAAGTGTTCGCATTGGTTTTtagatttaattttatttattttttcttctgcagGGACCTGGATGATGACGGGAAATGGTGTGATGCACAACGGAACAACGATTCTGGATGAGTATGGACACAACTTGGACCGCCTCAAAGTGTGTAAAAACATCTTCCATATTTTGGTGGCTTCTCTTCTAATGGGCCTATCTCATTGGCTGACCTAGGCAGGTGACACCGTTGGGGTGGTTCGCAAAGAAGACGGCAGCCTCCACTTCTTTGTCAACGGTGTCGCTCAGGGCCCCGCAGCTTGGAACGTGCCCCCCAATGTCTACGCCGTGGTGGACCTTTACGGCCAGGCGGCTCAGGCCACCATCATGGATGACATGGGTGAGTTTGGGACTGATGTGGCACTGTCAGAGAGAACAACCCAGTAAAGTCCTTTGTGCTCCCCTGCCGCTCTGTAGACCTCCCCCCACTCCCAGAGGACAGCTCTGAGGGACCCACAGCGTTGTCCCCAGGGAGCCCCAGCTCGGTATCAGGGGCCGGTGCTACCAGTGACTTGCGTTTCCACCACTTGCACGGCACGAACGCCGCCATCATCAACGGAGGGCGCACCGCTCTGCGCCAGAACTGCCGATGCGAGTTCAATGACGCCATTGTTATTTCCAATAGGTGAGTCTGACCTGAAGTGGGGACAGTTTGAAAGTGGATAGAGATGCATATCCCCCCTCTCTGTAGGTCTCTTCGAGATGGAGAGCTCTTTGAAATTGTCATTGAGATGATGGTGGACCGCTGGTCGGGTTCTATCGAAGCAGGTCGGTAGTATACATCGGTGGGGAAGGGGACAGGGTGGTAGAAATTCTCAAGGGTTAAAATAATATCTTTCTGTCTATAGGAGTTACCGCCATTAGGCCAGAGGAGCTTGAGTTTCCCAACACTATGACAGACATTGACTATGACACGTGGATGCTCAGGTAAACCGGTATAGGTTTGAAAGTATTAGTCCCATATGGACCAATCCCCGTGTATCTTTGTGTACAGTGGTACGGCGATCATGCAGGACGGAAACACTATGCGAAACAACTACGGTTGCGACCTAGACTCGCTGACAACGGCTTCGCGCATCGGAATGATGCGCTCGGCTGTCGGTGACCTGCATTATTACATCAACGGGGTGGACCAGGGTGTGGCCTGTTCTGGTCTGCCACCTGGTTAGTAATGGAGGACATTTGTCTAGCTTGAGTTTGTAGCCCTCTGGCAACCTTGAGCCAACTTGCCTACGTATCATTTTCCTCCAGATATATTCGCAGTGATCGATCTGTATGGCCAGTGTGTTCGGGTGACCATCACTAGCTCCTCTGGCCCACTGGACAATAGTCTTTGCACCAGTAATGTCACAGAGAAGAGCTTCCCAATCCACTCTCCAGGTGGGAAAGAGCATACTTTTTGTATCTTGGGGCACTTATTTGCATAGAAAAAGCTTGTGTAATCAGAACATTTACCTAGTACCTAGAGGCATTGGTAAGTGGAAGTATGACTGTATCTCTGTTTGCATAGGAGCAGGAGTTGCCCACCGACTCCATGGAAAACACGGTAAAAACGTTGTACTGCTTGGCGAGGGGTGCCAAGCCGTCCGAGAGGAGGGTTATAGTCACGGCATCGTTTTCAGCGCCAAGGAACTCAAAGTGGATGAGCTATTTGAGGTACAAAAGCCTCAATCTGTGACTCAGCCCTGTTGTGATGGGTGCTTGATGGGAACCGGTCTCCCCCTCTCATAGGTTCGGATAGACGGGGCGGCCGATCACTGGTGTGGTTCCTTGCACATAGGCCTGACCACCCTGTCGCCTCCCGAGCTGCCGTCTTGCCCTCTCTCCGGTTTCTCGCCCTCCCTCCCGCAGCTACGCACCAAAGTCACCTGGCTCCTCTGCGGTTCCGAGGTCCGGCGTAACGGAGTCCTGCAACGACAGAACTATGGCTGTTCGTTGGATCGCCTGACGGTAAAACCCTGACTCGCCTTTACCGGCTTCCGTATTTAGCCGGCGTTCTTTTTGTTAGGTTGGTAACCGGGTGGGTGTGAAGAGGTGCAGCGATGACACCATGCACATCTTCCTCGACGGCGAAGACATGGGACCGGCGGCCACTGCGGTAGCTCAGGTATACTTTCTACGCAAACCCTACAATAAGAGCATGCCAATGAACACATGTTCTGTTTTGACAGAACGTGTACGCCGTCTTGGACCTGTACGGGCAGATTACGGCCGTGTCCATCATCAGTTCCTCTCTGACTGATGACGGGGAGGTGGTCAAGGTGCCCTCCATCTCCTCAGGAAGCTGTAGTGAAGGCGAGGAAGATAGCACGCCTCTCAGAGAGGTAGGCTTCCCGACTTGGGAatggttttaaggcattttg
It contains:
- the shbg gene encoding sex hormone-binding globulin isoform X1; the encoded protein is MMAGGALLLTLSVAALAWGIQAKREISGNGAVDLSQHREPWSPLIHLAVNLTTIRGIKSTFKLRTYDPEGTIFYGDTKNGRDWFVLALKDGVPIMQISRSGVLVFVVGGPKLNDGRWHTLELSNHGDSVVLDVDGSHGLLLGLQSHFIEEVLSGSLRLAIGGILVPKERLFVQIEPQLDACIRDGSWLNLSTPWKTDADQLRPCRQNIRAGSFFPGEGMAVLNSSAVLQTDQDGGVNIRVFGDFAKMDGTILSIRSPGKAMTFAVVADNNTKEVTLFLGTHKVSLKESFNKLEMTIGTDHLELRHGGHESKVPWNNSALLKTLRESHVAIGGMFGEDDAGSRFLRGCLEKVQIQGKDVDLDGASKHPSISSHSCPV
- the shbg gene encoding sex hormone-binding globulin isoform X2, which gives rise to MMAGGALLLTLSVAALAWGIQAKREISGNGAVDLSQHREPWSPLIHLAVNLTTIRGIKSTFKLRTYDPEGTIFYGDTKNGRDWFVLALKDGVPIMQISRSGVLVFVVGGPKLNDGRWHTLELSNHGDSVVLDVDGSHGLLLGLQSHFIEEVLSGSLRLAIGGILVPKERLFVQIEPQLDACIRDGSWLNLSTPWKTDADQLRPCRQNIRAGSFFPGEGMAVLNSSVLQTDQDGGVNIRVFGDFAKMDGTILSIRSPGKAMTFAVVADNNTKEVTLFLGTHKVSLKESFNKLEMTIGTDHLELRHGGHESKVPWNNSALLKTLRESHVAIGGMFGEDDAGSRFLRGCLEKVQIQGKDVDLDGASKHPSISSHSCPV
- the neurl4 gene encoding neuralized-like protein 4 — its product is MAAELHPRSGKLVGLSNANRTARRNHSVQEFNHGLVLSKEPLRDRDVFTVRIDKKVNSWSGSIEIGVTTLDPALLNFPSSATGLKGGSWIVSGCSVLRDGRSVLEEYGRDLDQLAEGDRVGIQRSSHGELHLWVNGQDCGAAASGLPPRLWAVVDLYGKCTQVTVVSCEPPLPSAERQNAVPVEEEEEVVVCGAQEDADIAALMNVSAMNGVMIGHEVPELSCGHSRPDKFPNNLEPDAVLTEHQLFDVFNNAIVSFYQAEDEGGGEEGGGGGGGGGGGGGTGGSGGDSSSRNDTKSGGGGGGGGEAPSSDSGLGSGDGGNTNSCPVGNGGGSGAGSSGSGGLTTNDALLFHEKCGLLIKLSNNNKTAERRRPLDEFNNGVVMTNRPLRHNEMFEIRIDKLVDKWSGSIEIGVTTHIPNILDYPATMTNLRSGTIMVSGCGILTNGKGTRREYCEFSLDELQEGDHIGLMRKASGALHFYINGIDQGVAAAQTPAVVYGVVDLYGMAVKVTIVHNHNHSERLRRNNAIMRAMSPDVGRPRPALTPDADSPDRLLFHANCGQKAAVIGHGRTALRPHATDDFNHGVVLSGRPLRSNEVFQVRIDKMVDKWAGSIEIGVTTHNPAYLQLPSTMTNLRSGTWMMTGNGVMHNGTTILDEYGHNLDRLKAGDTVGVVRKEDGSLHFFVNGVAQGPAAWNVPPNVYAVVDLYGQAAQATIMDDMDLPPLPEDSSEGPTALSPGSPSSVSGAGATSDLRFHHLHGTNAAIINGGRTALRQNCRCEFNDAIVISNRSLRDGELFEIVIEMMVDRWSGSIEAGVTAIRPEELEFPNTMTDIDYDTWMLSGTAIMQDGNTMRNNYGCDLDSLTTASRIGMMRSAVGDLHYYINGVDQGVACSGLPPDIFAVIDLYGQCVRVTITSSSGPLDNSLCTSNVTEKSFPIHSPGAGVAHRLHGKHGKNVVLLGEGCQAVREEGYSHGIVFSAKELKVDELFEVRIDGAADHWCGSLHIGLTTLSPPELPSCPLSGFSPSLPQLRTKVTWLLCGSEVRRNGVLQRQNYGCSLDRLTVGNRVGVKRCSDDTMHIFLDGEDMGPAATAVAQNVYAVLDLYGQITAVSIISSSLTDDGEVVKVPSISSGSCSEGEEDSTPLRETSAEPCPLVPTAMSFLENHGKNIQLSNQKLTAARVSSYNQGLLVTAQPLSRQQLFQFQIDRLNPSWTSSLSLGVIGHSPDRLNFPSTACCLKRSAWLLQRDSIFHNSLKICQNYGPNLDTCPEGTVLGLLVDTNSCLHLYVNGMDQGVAAQDIPSPCYPFIDLYGQCEQVTIVTNNLQAVGGEGGDARCHGDMEKADMVDGIKESVCWTPPSDVNPNKCCEYQALCSRFKDLLTLPDGYFSEDAKYNLCYCESCHKLRGDEAYYKRGEPPRDYALPFGWCCFALRIKPHCEVSNALKKWHMAYHGTSVGTLRRTLDHSHLLPGTSSIFSVAPAKTEGPESYGDPEENSVPGREVPRVRLSPTMRYSGLEIFAPKVQFRDPRSHRCHQAQVGFQVCVRPGSYKVGPQQAPGHSEPLDPRFSNSEMEWITKEQGGTLLYGLLVRVE